The Clostridia bacterium genome includes a window with the following:
- the sigI gene encoding RNA polymerase sigma-I factor, which yields MGNEAETRLALARAGDREARDGLIRAYTPFVLRVASRACGRYLVTGRDDEVSVALIAFNEAIDRFDGEAGSSFLAFAEMVIRRRLIDHYRASRNPRETPLTEFESTDDEGQPFNVVDIRGALAKHEAEEQAQRRRADIERFREVLAEFGLTLQDLVDAAPRHEDARRRAMAVARRIAETPAFVQHLKRHKALPLKELSSLRDLGVSRKTLERQRKYIIAVAMILLEDLETLREYIKA from the coding sequence ATGGGGAACGAGGCGGAGACGAGGCTCGCGCTGGCGAGGGCCGGCGACCGCGAGGCACGCGACGGGCTGATTCGCGCGTACACGCCGTTCGTGTTGCGCGTGGCCTCGCGGGCCTGCGGCCGGTACCTCGTGACGGGGCGGGATGACGAAGTCAGCGTGGCCCTGATCGCCTTCAACGAGGCCATCGACCGCTTCGACGGCGAAGCCGGCTCCTCGTTCCTGGCCTTCGCGGAGATGGTCATCCGCCGGCGCCTGATCGACCATTACCGCGCGTCCCGGAACCCACGCGAAACGCCGCTCACCGAGTTCGAGTCGACGGACGACGAGGGTCAGCCGTTCAACGTCGTGGACATTCGCGGGGCGCTCGCGAAGCACGAGGCGGAAGAGCAGGCGCAGCGGCGACGCGCGGACATCGAGCGCTTCCGCGAGGTGCTGGCGGAGTTCGGCCTGACGCTGCAGGATCTGGTGGACGCCGCCCCGCGCCACGAGGACGCGCGCCGGCGGGCCATGGCGGTGGCGCGGCGGATCGCGGAGACGCCCGCATTCGTGCAGCATTTGAAGCGCCACAAGGCGTTGCCGTTGAAGGAACTCTCGTCGCTGCGGGATCTCGGCGTCAGCCGGAAGACGCTTGAGCGGCAGAGGAAGTACATCATCGCTGTCGCGATGATCCTTCTCGAGGATCTTGAGACGCTGCGGGAGTACATCAAGGCATGA
- a CDS encoding DUF2905 domain-containing protein, translating to MDALARMLVVAGLMLAGAGVLIWLMGRVPGIGHLPGDILIKRGNFTFYAPLATSLLLSLLLTVLLNLWFRR from the coding sequence TCGTCGTCGCCGGCCTCATGCTCGCCGGCGCCGGCGTGCTGATCTGGCTCATGGGCCGCGTGCCCGGCATCGGTCACCTGCCCGGGGACATCCTCATCAAACGGGGCAATTTCACCTTTTACGCGCCGCTCGCGACGAGCCTTCTGCTGAGCCTTCTCCTCACCGTGCTCCTCAACTTGTGGTTCCGGCGCTGA